From a region of the Helianthus annuus cultivar XRQ/B chromosome 5, HanXRQr2.0-SUNRISE, whole genome shotgun sequence genome:
- the LOC110941394 gene encoding histone H3.v1-like — MTSKWTDLNRKISQFNACFIQKSRNPQSGASEATIMQQATEINMEGSSKRGGGSKKRGGGSGTKKIRPKVRANLGEPDRFRLQDEPDQVPPFQTQQYPPFQTQQYPPFQSQTYHNQPFVPPFQPHQFQSQTYQTQPHTLDPLLEDNTLIHHFAKAWNGPREPQPSLDEDEEEEEEEEAEEEEEEEEEEQNVEVQEIVPIGRQPWTSEEEVSLTKAYLHISESRKHGNEQRRDAFWRRVINHFMKLPGANVRNMDKMTSKWTDLNRKISQFNACFIQKSRNPQSGASEATIMQQATEMYCTTYHKRTFPHVAAWEVARHHPKWVPVELVDTRGPTAPKKRGGSKRSKTSDSGNYTTSASDNLPQMNLNDEPLDEPLDEPVEEDTPTRPRRRRGGDSSSKGKEAVAESIFRIEEEKMTQYKMAEQRKETMMTLKVEREQAYKEHLKTIERQNDLKILCEKHAHLDEPFKSIVIEQKRAICAKWGWEMPSV; from the exons ATGACGTCGAAGTGGACGGATTTGAACCGGAAAATTAGCCAGTTCAacgcttgtttcattcaaaag agCCGAAACCCACAAAGTGGAGCGAGCGAGGCGACGATCATGCAACAAGCCACCGAAAT AAATatggaaggttcaagcaagagaggtgGTGGATCGAAAAAAAGAGGTGGCGGTTCGGGTACAAAGAAAATAAGGCCCAAGGTTCGAGCGAATCTTGGTGAGCCCGATCGATTTAGGTTGCAAGACGAACCCGACCAAGtcccaccctttcaaacccaacaatacccaccctttcaaacccaacaatatccaccctttcaatcgcaaacgtaccataaccaaccgttcgttccaccgtttcaacctcaccaatttcaatcGCAAACGTATCAAACCCAACCCCACACACTCGACCCTctactagaagacaacaccctcATTCATCATTTTGCCAAAGCGTGGAATGGACCACGTGAACCACAACCAAGTCTTGACGAggacgaggaagaggaagaggaagaagaagcggaggaagaggaagaggaagaggaagaagaacaaaATGTTGAGGTTCAAGAAATCGTTCCAATCGGCCGACAACCTTGGACGAGCGAGGAGGAGGTCTCGTTGACGAAGGCGTATTTGCACATCTCGGAGAGTAGGAAACACGGGAACGAGCAACGAAGGGATGCGTTTTGGAGACGGGTTATTAATCATTTTATGAAACTTCCCGGTGCAAATGTCCGAAACATGGACAAAATGACGTCGAAGTGGACGGATTTGAACCGGAAAATTAGCCAGTTCAacgcttgtttcattcaaaag agCCGAAACCCACAAAGTGGAGCGAGCGAGGCGACGATCATGCAACAAGCCACCGAAATGTATTGCACAACGTACCATAAGAGAACTTTTCCACACGTGGCGGCATGGGAAGTTGCGAGACATCACCCGAAGTGGGTCCCCGTTGAGTTGGTTGACACGCGTGGACCTACGGCTCCAAAAAAGCGAGGCGGTTCGAAAAGATCAAAGACATCCGATTCGGGGAACTACACGACTTccgcgtcggataacttgccccaAATGAACTTAAACGACGAGCCTCTAGACGAACCCCTTGACGAGCCCGTTGAGGAAGATACACCCACAAGGCCACGACGCAGACGAGGTGGTGATTCGTCAAGCAAAGGGAAGGAGGCGGTGGCGGAGTCGATCTTTAGAATCGAAGAGGAGAAAATGACCCAATACAAGATGGCCgaacaaagaaaagaaacaatGATGACCCTAAAAGTTGAACGGGAGCAGGCGTACAAGGAACACTTGAAAACGATCgaaagacaaaatgatttaaaaatcttgtgtgaAAAACACGCCCATCTCGACGAACCGTTCAAGTCAATTGTCATCGAACAAAAGCGCGCGATTTGCGCAAAGTGGGGTTGGGAGATGCCATcggtttag